The segment GTCGTGGAACTCGTTGCCGTGTATCCGCGAAAGAATGTCTAGCGCGGCGGCGGCGCCGTCGCCGGCGGAGATGATGGCCTGGCTGCGGTTGACGCGGGTGCTGCGCCCGACGATGTATAAGCCTTCTACGCCGCAGCGCCCGTCACGATCTACGGGAATGCCGGCATCCCCCTTGAGCAGTCCAAAAGCAACGGCCAGTTTCGACGCCTTGCCTTCGGCGAGGACGACGTAATCCGCTTCATGTTTTGCACCATCCTCGGTGGTGACGACGAAGCCCTGCTCTGCCTGGGCAATGGCCGCAACCGCCTGATCGCGCAAATCCGCGCCGAACGAAGCGACCTGCTCACGCGCTATTTGTTGGAAGTCCGTGCCCGTCATCTCCGGAATGCCCAGATAGTTGAGCAGGAGCGCGTAGTGCATGGCCGTTTTGTCCTGGGCAAAGACGATAGTATCAACGCCGTTTTTCGCCAGGAAAAGGGCAGCGCTTAGTCCGCCAGGGCCATCGCCGATAATGATTGCTTTTGTCATGGGGTATCTCCTAGAAAGACGAATGATGAAGAACGAAGGGTGAATCTTCATTTCCCACGGCTACTCGCCGTTTACTGCGCTACGGTTTGTGCCGCTATTATTATCCATTATGGGCGGTTGTTCAAATCAAATGCCAAATTTCGGGCCAACGACGAAACAAAACGCGGAAATTTTTACTTGACGAACCTTCCTGGAAGCTCAATTTCGCTCCCAAACCTTACGCCTTCTACCTCGGCCGGCGCGACCCGGAAAATCCCGCCCTGCGACACGAAGTCCCCTTCACCCTCCACGACAATGCCGGCCTCCTCAGCGCCGAAGTGCTGGACTTCTCCGACTGGGAAATGGGACAAACCCCTACCCCCTGGATGCCTACCTGGACTCCCCCCGCCGTGAGCGCATTCAGCGGCGCCGTCACCTACAATTACCCCATCGCCGTGCCCCCTGGCCGGCGCGGGTTGCAGCCCCAAGTCTCCCTCAGCTACAACAGCCGCAACCTGGATGGCGCCATTCACGACCCGGACTTTGGCCTCGTGGCTACCGGCTGGTCATTGGCGCAAATCAGCATTCTCCGTACCGGCGTCAACATGAAGGTGAGCGACTCGAATCCCGACAAATGGTACGTGCTGCGGCACCCTGACGAGTTCCGCCTCCTGCTCAACGGCACAGGGCACAAGCTCGTGCCCGCGGGCGACACTATGGGGGACAGTGTGCGCTACTATGCTGAGGACGCGCCGCAGTTGCGTATCTACCGCTACTTCGATGAGGCCGCCCTCAACTACGACAAACTGTTCTGGCTCGTGGACACACCCGATGGCACACGTTATCGCCTTGGATACACGACCGACAGTGAAGAATACCAAAACGCGGGCGCCGTCTGGAACCTGGAAATCAGCGGCCATCGCGGTCTGGATACCGGTTCCGACACAGAACCCAGCCCGCGCACCAGTTCCGGGATGGCGTGGCACGTGGACACGGTCACCGATGCGTTCGGCAACCAGATGAACGACACCTACAACACCAAAGAGGTGGAGGAAACATACCACTATTTCAATTCCGAAAGCGGCGACACCATCGTCACCACCGTCGCCACGGCCAAGAAGCGGCTCTACGCCATCGAGTACAACTACCCCAATGTGATTACAAGCCTGCCGCCGGGCAAACACGTCAATCGCTTCAGCAGCAGCCCCGCCAGTCGCATCGAGTTTCGCGCCGCCAACGACGGCCAGGCGGCGCACGCCATTGACCCTATCACGAGCATCTACGTCTTCCACGCCGACCTGGACAATCCGATGGCTGAGCCTGGAGGCAGCGCTATTCTGGACAGGTTGCGTGTACAATTTCTGTCGTGTTCATGCCACTTTGGAAGGAACGCCAGCCATGGCGGCTGGTCTGACGGAGGAGGTTGGGTCGGTGCGCGAACTGCTTTTTTGCTTCGCTATCCGACCCGAATCACTCCACGCTAATTTGTAGTCCTACCGGAATAAATTATGATCCCTGAAATATATATATCATTAGTAATAGAAGAAGATGCTGTAGACGATAAACTTCTAGCCTTATTAAAGGAAATGGGTGCTACAGAATCCTGGTTCAAAGGGCAGCCCAAAGGTAAAACTATTCTTACCCACGAAAGCAACGGCTGTAAATTTAGCGCTGAATCTCAACCTACTACAGATTTTTACACTGAGAGAGTTATAAGTGACTTTTGGAATCACATAAAACTAAATAAAAAAGAGTTAGTCGAAATTATTCAAAAAAACGATCTAGCCCCTATATTTTCCGTAATCGTGTATGTTGTTGATACAGTGCCCAGTATTCATCTTGAAAACACGCTTTTGAAAGAGTTGGCACAAGTCAACATCGGAATAGATATAGACGTGATTATTCGAAAGAAACAGTAGCTCCTGTTCCGATGAGGCTTTTTTCAACTTGGAACTGAGCGCGTTCCTACCTTATCCTGGCATACCAGGCTGGTGGGAATGTGGATAACTGGAACATCCCAGTTACCCACAATTCCACAGCCTCTACTACGGCGGCAGCCCTCCCACCAGCCGTTGCGCTGGCAGCACAGTAACAATCCAATCTTGTCGTTGTCGCGCAGCCGTTCGCGGAGCAGTTAACGTCTCGGCCTCATCTACTACAACGCGCGGTACTACATCCCCGGCGTGGGCCGGTTTGTGAATGCGGATACGATTGTGCCGGATGCCGGCATTCCCCAAACCCTCAATCGCCACGCCCTCAATCAATATGTGGATAAACGCGGGAAGCATTTAGGACATTGGTTCAAGGCATCCGGGTGTTTCCTCGTGATTTTTATCGCCCGGCTTCGCGCTTTTTGTCACTTTTCCCGGAGAGATGCCCCTTTTAGGATAATGGGGGGGAGGGGGTTGTTTAGGTTGCCGGCATTCTATAACTCCTGGTGACAGGGACGGGTTCTAAGATCGGATGGGTGTTAAACCGTTACCGTTATTCCTCCTTTCTGGCCTGCTGATGGTTTTGCTCGCGGGCTGTCGGGCCAGTGAGCCAACCGTGACGCCGACTGTTCCGCCTGTGCCGACTCCCTCTGCCGAACTTGCCGGCACGGACGTTATGCCGGCATTTCCTCCCCCCTCAACCGCTCCCGAAATCTATTGGCCCACCACCACCTGGCGCGCCAGCCTGCCCGAAGCGCAGGGCGTGGACACGGAAAAACTGGCGGACCTGTTCGACTTGATTGCGGAGCGGGACGCGCCGATAGATGGACTGCTCATTGTACGCCACGGTTACGTTATCTCTGAGGCGTACTTTTATCCCTACGCAGCGAACATTCCTCATGCCCTGGCTTCGATCACGAAAAGCGTGGTCAGCACGCTGGCGGGCATCGCTTTGGCGCAGGGGCAGATACCCGATTGGGATGCGCCCGTTCTCTCCTATTTCCCTGACTATGCCATACAGAACCGGGATGCGCGCAAGGAGAGCCTACAGATTACCCATCTGCTGATGATGACGACGGGGTTGGACTGGCCGGAGAGCAGCAAGCCGTATGGCAGCATCGGCAATCCCGTGAACCAGATGATGGCCAGTGACGATTGGGTGCGGTTTGTGCTGGACCGTCCTCTGTTCACGGACCCGGGCGCGCGCTTCAACTACAATTCCGGGGCGTCTCATTTGTTAGGGATTTTGGTGGGGCGGGCCGTGGATATGCCGCTGCCGGCATTTGCCGCGGATAACCTGTTCCATAAACTGGGCATCAGGGACGTCTCCTGGGCCACAGATAATCAAGGGCGCGCGTTCGGAGGCGGCGGACTGTATTTGACGCCGCGTGACCTGGCGAAACTGGGCTATCTTTATTTGCATCAGGGGGTGTGGGAGGAGGAAACGATTGTGCCGGCATCCTGGATCACCCGGGCCACGACCGGCCATATCGAAACGCCCGGTGAGGATACCTACGGCTACCAGTGGTGGATCAGTCCCCAGGGTTATTACAAAGCCGTTGGGCATGGCGGGCAGTATTTGTTCGTCGTGCCGGAGGCCGACCTGCTACTGGTTGTGGTGAGTGGCTTGCCCGCAAGAGACGAAGGATTGCCCGAATCGTTACTGCGGTTTTATGTGATGCCGGCCATTCTCTCCGACGACCCACTGCCCCCCAACCCCACCGCCAACGCCCGCCTCGCGCAAACGATCACCGCCGTGGCCGCCCCGAATCCTAAACCCGTGCCGCCCCTGCCGCCGCTGGCCGCGCAAATCTCCGGCCAGGTCTACGAACTGAACCCCAACGCCCTCGATTGGCAGCGTTTTTCCCTCACCTTTGACGAGGACGGAACGGAAGCGGAACTGGTGCAAACTTTCGCCACGGATACCTTCACCACCACCATTGGCCTGGACAACGTTTTTCGTCTCAACGAAGCGGATGGCATTCGTAGCGGCGTGCGCGGCTACTGGCTGGACGCGAACCAGTTTGTGGTGGAGCAGCGCGTGCCGGGCGAAATTGATCGGTTGCAAGTGACCATGCAATTTGCCGGCAACGAAGCCATCATCACGTTGCGTTGGGTGGTGGCGAGTTATACGCGACGGGTGACAGGACAAAGAGTTGAGGAATAATCGGATGAGGCGAACGGTCCCTGATTTTGGGGCTGTTGGGGCGCATGGTTGGACGTGTGATGCCGGCACAAGGAGAACAAAATGAACGATCGCGTATTGATCACGTATGCTACAAAACATGGCGCAACGGCGGAAATCGCCGAAAAAATCGGCCAGGTATTGGGTCAGGCGGGGTTGCGGGCGGATGTGATGTCCGTGGAGCGCGTCACCGATTTGACACCCTACCAGGCCGTCGTCTTGGGCAGCGCCGTCTACATCGGGCAATGGCGCAAGGAGGCCGTGAAATTCCTCACGACCCATGAGGCCATGCTGGCCGTGCGCCCCCTCTGGCTCTTCTCCAGTGGACCGACTGGGGAAGGGGACCCGGCGGAACTCCTGCAAGGCTGGCGCTTTCCCGAAGCGCAAAAAGCCATTATTGAGCGTATTCAGCCGCGAGATGTGGCCGTATTCCACGGCGAAATAGACGTGGAGGATCTGAATCTGCTGGAAAAATGGGTGAGCAAGAACGTTAAAGCTCCGCTGGGTGATTTCCGCGATTGGGAGGCCATCACCGCCTGGGCGGTGGCGATTGCCGAGGCCCTCCAGCCGCGGGAATAGGCGCAAATGGCCGCGGAGATGCCCGGCTAGTACTGCCTTTCCGGAAGCGATTGCCTGAGCATCCGGGAAGGTTTGAAGGATGGAGAAATGACAGTGCAGTTGACCAGTGAACAGGTCTGGCAAGTGATTGAGAAAGAGTTATTCGGTGTGTTGGGGATGGTTAGCGCCCGCGGGGAGGGGCGCACGGTGGGCATTATCTACGTCGTGCGCGACCGCAAGCTGTACATCGGGACGGAAAAGGATGCGTGGAAGGTGCGCCACGTCGCCCGTAACCCCCAGGTATCCATGACCATCCCTATCGCCAAGCGTATTCCCTTTATGCCCTGGATGAGGATTCCGGCGGCGACTATTACTTTTGCCGGCACAGCCCGCGTGATCCCCGGACAAGAAGCGCCGCGCGACTTGGTGCAAGCGGTCTTTCGCTCCGTGGCCGACGATCCGGGGCAGGTGGCCGATTATTGCCTGATCGAAGTGACGCCGGAAAAGGAGTTCGTCACTTATGGCGTGGGGATTCCCCTGATGCAGATGCGCCACCCGGACAAAGCTCGCGGGCGCGTGCCGGTCGGGTAGGCATAGGGCGCGGATAAACCAAGAACCCGCCCTCGCGCATCCGTCCATTCCCGAGCGAAGCCTCTATTCGTAACCGATGCGCCCTTACCTTATCCTACGAATTCCGGCTCAGGTTCGGGGGCGAGGGTGGCCTGGCGCTGTTCAATGCGGCGGCGCAATTTGTCCGGCCACTGGCTGATGTCTTCCGCCGGATAAATGGGCAGGGCGGGGCCATCCTGTTGCAGCAGATCGGCGGTGCGGCAGTGGAGGATTTGCCGCGCCGCTTGCAGGCCGGAAGCGGTAACGCCGGCCACGCCGTGGGAGAGGGTGCTGGCCCCGACCATGTAGAGGCCGGGGATTTCGCCACGAGTGGGGAATGCGCCCGGCCCGACCTGGAAGCGGCTTTTTTCGATGCCGTAGAGGTTGCCGGCGGTGGCTTCCAGGTAGAACTGGTTGGTCAACGGTGTGCCCAGGTCGCAAAAGACGACGTGGTCGCGGAAGCCGGGAACGAGGTCGTCCAGGCGGGCCAACATGTGGTCTATGAGGCGTTCTTTCAACGATTGGTAGGACGTGCCGCGTTGGCCGCTGGGTTCGTTGGCCCATTTGCGGAAGGCGTCGTAGCCGACGAAGGTGAAGGCTTCCAGGGTGTGGTGGCCGCTGTGCATTTTGGAGGGGTCTTTGAGGGTGGTGGCGGTGAGGAAAATTGCCGGCACGCGCTCAGCCCGCAGCGCTTCATCCGTCATCCCCTGGCGATAGATTCCGTCCAGGTCGTTGTGCGCGTAGAACCAGTAGTTGCCGGAATCCAGCCCGGCGGCGCGCAGGTCCATGTCCACGGCCACGAACAGGCTGAGGGCGGACACGGAGTAGCGCACCCGATCCAGTTTGCGCTGGAGCCGGGAGGAGAGGTTTTCCCGTCCTATCAATCGCCCGAAGGTGACTTCCGGGTCGGCGTTGCTGATGATGGTGTTGGCGCGGATTTCGCTGCCGTCACCGAGGCGCACGCCGATGGCTTTGCCATCTTCCAGCAGGATGCGCTCTACGCGGGTTTCCAGGCGGAGTTCGCCGCCGGCGCGCTTGAGGGCGCGCACGAAGGCGCGGGGGATGGCGAAGCCGCCGCCAATGGGGTAGTAACCGCCGTCGAAGTAGTGGTGGATAATGCCGGCATGTACCGGAGCCGACACCAGCGACAAAGGCATCCCATGATCCCCCGCCTGCCCCGCCAGAACCGCCTTCAAGAAGGGGTCCGACACATAATGGTTCAGCATCGCCTGGCCGGACCGCCACGCCCAACGCACCGCGTTTGGGGCCGTCAGCGGCAGCTTGACCACGTCTACCACACCGCGCAGCCGCGCCAGCCGGCTCAACTCCTGTGGCAAACTATCCACCGCCTCAAAAAAGGCGGCAATCCCCTTGCTTTCATGCGGGAAACGCGCCTTTAGCTTTTCTTCATAAGCGGCACGCCCCTTGGGAATGTCAAAACGCTGCGCGCTGGCTCCCGTTTCCCCCACCAGAATATGGTCGTAGCCATCCGGGTTGATCTCGCTAAAGGCCAGGTCCCGCGACACCCCCAACCCTTCGTAAATCTCCCGCATGTGGCCGCCCGGACCGATGCCGCCAATATAATGCACGCCGGGGCTAAAGCGATACCCTTCCAGCGTGAACGAGTGACACCAGCCGCCGGCCACATAATGCTGCTCACAAACAAGTACCTTCTGCCCCGCCTGTGCCAGGCACAAGGCTGCCGTCAGGCCGCCGGCCCCTGAACCAATCACCACGACATCGTAATCAATTCCCATAGTCGTACTCCTTTGTACGTTTGCGAGCGCCTCTTGCCTTTCTCAAGCGTTGGCGAAAAGGGTGAGGGCGAGCCAGCCGATGGTCAGGCCCGCGGCCAGGACGAGCAGAAGCATGATGCTCAGTAGAATGTAGGAGCGCGAGGGGTCGCGCCACCAGAGCCGATAAGTGATGACGCTGCCCAGCAGCCCGATCAGGGCAACGGGACAGAGCAGCAGCAGCATTTCGGGATGATTTTGCCAGGGCACGGCGGCCATGCTTCCGCTTTCCGCCGTCAACATCCAGTAGCCCATCAAGCAGGCCAGCAGCAGGGCGACGACTGCGCCGATGAGGACCATTT is part of the Ardenticatenales bacterium genome and harbors:
- a CDS encoding FAD-dependent oxidoreductase, giving the protein MTKAIIIGDGPGGLSAALFLAKNGVDTIVFAQDKTAMHYALLLNYLGIPEMTGTDFQQIAREQVASFGADLRDQAVAAIAQAEQGFVVTTEDGAKHEADYVVLAEGKASKLAVAFGLLKGDAGIPVDRDGRCGVEGLYIVGRSTRVNRSQAIISAGDGAAAALDILSRIHGNEFHDFDKPPAAS
- a CDS encoding DUF4279 domain-containing protein, producing the protein MIPEIYISLVIEEDAVDDKLLALLKEMGATESWFKGQPKGKTILTHESNGCKFSAESQPTTDFYTERVISDFWNHIKLNKKELVEIIQKNDLAPIFSVIVYVVDTVPSIHLENTLLKELAQVNIGIDIDVIIRKKQ
- a CDS encoding serine hydrolase, giving the protein MTPTVPPVPTPSAELAGTDVMPAFPPPSTAPEIYWPTTTWRASLPEAQGVDTEKLADLFDLIAERDAPIDGLLIVRHGYVISEAYFYPYAANIPHALASITKSVVSTLAGIALAQGQIPDWDAPVLSYFPDYAIQNRDARKESLQITHLLMMTTGLDWPESSKPYGSIGNPVNQMMASDDWVRFVLDRPLFTDPGARFNYNSGASHLLGILVGRAVDMPLPAFAADNLFHKLGIRDVSWATDNQGRAFGGGGLYLTPRDLAKLGYLYLHQGVWEEETIVPASWITRATTGHIETPGEDTYGYQWWISPQGYYKAVGHGGQYLFVVPEADLLLVVVSGLPARDEGLPESLLRFYVMPAILSDDPLPPNPTANARLAQTITAVAAPNPKPVPPLPPLAAQISGQVYELNPNALDWQRFSLTFDEDGTEAELVQTFATDTFTTTIGLDNVFRLNEADGIRSGVRGYWLDANQFVVEQRVPGEIDRLQVTMQFAGNEAIITLRWVVASYTRRVTGQRVEE
- a CDS encoding flavodoxin domain-containing protein, whose product is MNDRVLITYATKHGATAEIAEKIGQVLGQAGLRADVMSVERVTDLTPYQAVVLGSAVYIGQWRKEAVKFLTTHEAMLAVRPLWLFSSGPTGEGDPAELLQGWRFPEAQKAIIERIQPRDVAVFHGEIDVEDLNLLEKWVSKNVKAPLGDFRDWEAITAWAVAIAEALQPRE
- a CDS encoding pyridoxamine 5'-phosphate oxidase family protein produces the protein MTVQLTSEQVWQVIEKELFGVLGMVSARGEGRTVGIIYVVRDRKLYIGTEKDAWKVRHVARNPQVSMTIPIAKRIPFMPWMRIPAATITFAGTARVIPGQEAPRDLVQAVFRSVADDPGQVADYCLIEVTPEKEFVTYGVGIPLMQMRHPDKARGRVPVG
- a CDS encoding NAD(P)/FAD-dependent oxidoreductase, whose protein sequence is MGIDYDVVVIGSGAGGLTAALCLAQAGQKVLVCEQHYVAGGWCHSFTLEGYRFSPGVHYIGGIGPGGHMREIYEGLGVSRDLAFSEINPDGYDHILVGETGASAQRFDIPKGRAAYEEKLKARFPHESKGIAAFFEAVDSLPQELSRLARLRGVVDVVKLPLTAPNAVRWAWRSGQAMLNHYVSDPFLKAVLAGQAGDHGMPLSLVSAPVHAGIIHHYFDGGYYPIGGGFAIPRAFVRALKRAGGELRLETRVERILLEDGKAIGVRLGDGSEIRANTIISNADPEVTFGRLIGRENLSSRLQRKLDRVRYSVSALSLFVAVDMDLRAAGLDSGNYWFYAHNDLDGIYRQGMTDEALRAERVPAIFLTATTLKDPSKMHSGHHTLEAFTFVGYDAFRKWANEPSGQRGTSYQSLKERLIDHMLARLDDLVPGFRDHVVFCDLGTPLTNQFYLEATAGNLYGIEKSRFQVGPGAFPTRGEIPGLYMVGASTLSHGVAGVTASGLQAARQILHCRTADLLQQDGPALPIYPAEDISQWPDKLRRRIEQRQATLAPEPEPEFVG